From a single Candidatus Neomarinimicrobiota bacterium genomic region:
- the hflX gene encoding GTPase HflX, which yields MTDTNIRSGKEKVLLVAVELPGDGEKTERSLQELSRLTETAGGEVVDTLIQPRPTLHSIHYLGKGKLRTLKNICEELGVETVIFDDELDPGQAKAIRKILGGGLKILDRSALILDIFQQHARTREAKTQVALARAEYMLPRLIRQWTHLERQAGGIGGARRGPGETQIEIDRRLLRDQIKKLKKELEKIALQRNTQRKFRHDFFNVALVGYTNAGKSTLMNALTEAGVEVEDQLFKTLDTTVRKMTLPNGRDVYLSDTVGFIQKLPHQLVASFRSTLKEAESADLLIKLVDISDPDFRRHLTTVDRVLKDFEIPEKRFLTVFNKADIVPDTMNVTLVKREYPDAVWISAKESIGLSRLIEKIQSRMDENTVIRTVVIPHKAGEIIAALHEHTLILSQSHEEDVARFTLRTDRDIWTYLTKKYHLKSE from the coding sequence ATGACTGATACAAACATCCGGAGCGGAAAGGAGAAAGTCCTCCTGGTGGCGGTGGAACTCCCCGGTGACGGTGAAAAGACCGAGCGGTCCCTGCAGGAACTTTCCAGACTGACGGAAACTGCCGGTGGCGAAGTAGTGGATACTCTCATTCAGCCCCGTCCCACCCTCCATTCCATCCACTACCTGGGCAAAGGAAAACTCCGGACCCTGAAAAACATTTGTGAAGAACTGGGTGTGGAAACGGTTATCTTTGATGATGAGCTGGATCCCGGTCAGGCTAAAGCGATTCGGAAAATACTGGGGGGCGGACTGAAAATTCTGGACCGAAGCGCATTGATTCTGGATATTTTTCAGCAGCACGCCCGGACCCGGGAAGCCAAGACCCAGGTGGCACTGGCCAGGGCTGAATACATGTTGCCACGTCTTATCCGTCAATGGACTCACCTGGAACGTCAGGCCGGCGGTATCGGTGGTGCACGGCGGGGGCCAGGTGAAACACAAATCGAAATTGACCGCCGTTTACTCAGGGATCAGATTAAAAAATTAAAAAAGGAGCTGGAAAAAATTGCCCTGCAACGGAACACACAGCGGAAATTTCGCCATGATTTTTTTAATGTGGCCCTGGTGGGATATACCAATGCCGGAAAATCCACCCTTATGAATGCTCTCACCGAAGCCGGAGTGGAAGTGGAAGATCAGCTTTTTAAAACCCTGGATACAACCGTGCGGAAAATGACCCTGCCCAACGGTCGGGATGTGTACCTGAGTGATACGGTGGGATTCATTCAGAAACTTCCTCACCAGCTTGTGGCCTCTTTCCGGAGTACCCTGAAGGAAGCCGAATCCGCCGATCTCCTCATCAAATTAGTGGACATATCCGACCCCGATTTTCGCCGCCATCTGACCACCGTCGACCGGGTGCTGAAGGATTTTGAAATCCCCGAAAAACGCTTCCTCACTGTCTTCAACAAGGCAGATATTGTTCCGGATACCATGAATGTGACACTTGTGAAACGGGAATACCCCGACGCTGTGTGGATTTCAGCAAAAGAGTCCATCGGACTCTCACGACTTATTGAAAAAATCCAGTCCCGCATGGATGAAAATACCGTCATCAGGACGGTGGTCATTCCCCACAAAGCAGGGGAAATCATTGCGGCCCTTCATGAACATACCCTGATTTTAAGCCAGTCCCATGAGGAGGATGTTGCCCGTTTTACTCTCCGG